The genomic segment CGACATCATTCAGTACAAGGCCCCCGGCGATCTGCCAATGGATGAGCGCGTGCGGATGCAGAATCTGGCCAACGCCATCGTGCTGCTCAGCCAGGGTGTGCCCTTCCTGCACGCCGGGCAGGACATGCTGCGCTCGAAATCGCTCGACCGCAACAGCTACAGCTCGGGCGACTGGTTCAACCGGCTCGACTTCACCTACACCACCAACGGCTGGGGCGGCGGCATCCCGCCGGTGGAGCACCCCGGCGACCTCATCCTGCAGCAGCGGCTGCTGGCCGACCCTGCGCTGCGCCCCGCGCCCGAGCACATCGCCTTCACCGTCGGCTTCGCCCGCGAGCTGCTGCGCATCCGGGCCTCCACGCCCCTGCTGCGCCTGCCCGACACCGCGCACATCCTGCGCATGGTGCGCTTCCACCCCTGCCCCGAGATGCCAGGGCTAATCGTTATGTCGATTTTGGACAGCGCCGACGCGCCGCTCGACCCACGGTTCGCGCTGGTGGTCGTGGCGATCAACGCCGCGCCGGGGGCGCTACCGCTACCGCCCAGTACGCCGCAGCGCGGCGCGCTGCGACCCCACCCCATCCAGCGTGGGTCGGTCGATCTGCGCCTGCGCGCCATCGCCCAGCAGGGCGTGGTCGAGCACATCCCTGGGCGCAGCGCCGCTGTGCTGGTGGTAGAGCGCTAGCACGGGGCCTCCTTCAGGGTGCGGGGCAAACTCCGCATCCTGAAGCCATGAGTCATCGCCAGAGCATCCCCAGCCATTCTTGCGCAGAGCGGCACAACGCCGTATAATACCTCAGGTTAAACGCTTCACACATGCGATCTGAGCCTGGCTCAGATCAAACAGTCACGAGATAAGCGGCGCGACCAAGCCTGCCTTCTGCCGCCGTGGCCGTGCCGCCCGCATGGAGCTAGCGCCCTATGATCACCGCCATATGGATCAGCGACGACCGAGCGACGCATACCATGGTGCCTTACCATGGCATGCCGATGCGCCACATCCCTTGCCAGCGCGCAAAGTCGTTGCGATCCAATGACCGGGCGGCAACAGTTCGCTACCTCCAAACACGAATTCTTCTGGTAGACTATCGTCAAGAGAGCGTGCGGCCCCGCTGGGCTGCTGCGCAATGGGAGGTCGGCGCTGCGCCAAACGTAGCGCATGAGAGGACCGACATCGGCTGATGCGGGGGCAGGTGGCCCCCGCATACCGTGTCAAGCACCGCCCCACCACAGCAGGTAGGGCATTTGGAATCTGTTGCTGGCTTGATTTGGAGGCATCGAATATGGCCGCTGTCGCAACATTTTATCGATCAACGATTGGGAAAAAGGTTCTCATGGCGCTCTCGGGCATCCTGCTCGTGGGCTTCGTGGTGGCCCACATGGTCGGGAACCTCAAGGCATTCCTTGGGCCCGAGGCGCTCAACACCTACGCGGGCTTCCTGCGCGATGTCGGCGAGCCGCTGTTCCCGCGCGAGCTGCTGCTATGGATCTTCCGCATCGTCATGCTGGTCGCGATCATCGTCCACGTGGCCATGGCCTACCAGCTCACCCGCCGCGATCTCTCGGGTCGGCCCGTGCACTACGCCAACAAGAAGATGCTTCAGGCGAGCTTCGCCTCCTCGACTATGCGCTGGGGCGGCCTGATCATCCTGTTCTTCGTGATCTACCACCTGCTGCACCTCACCGGCGGCATGGTCGGCTGGAGCACCACCACACCCTTCATCCACGAGAGCGCCGAGGGCTTCCAGACCTACCAGAACGTCGTCAACGCCTTCCAGTCGTGGCCGGCCACCCTGTTCTACATCCTGGCCATGGGCGCGCTGGGCATGCACCTCTACCACGGCGTGTGGAGCATGGTGCAGACCCTGGGCCTGAACAGCAAGCGCTTCAACACCTTCTGGCACGGCCTGTCGGTGGCGGTCGCGGCCGTCTGCTTCTGCGGCTTCATCTCGGTGCCGCTGGCGGTTCTGCTTGGCCTTGTGCACTAGTAGCGAGAATTCAGGCACAGCACGTCGGCTTCGAGCGCGCAGCGCATGCGCACCTACGGACTCCATACTCCTGAATTCACGGAGATAACGTAATGGCTACTGATACGAAAACGAACCCGGTCGATGTTCGGCCAGCAACCGAGTTCCGCGACCCGCTGCTGAACTCGAAGATCCCCACGGGGCCGATCGAGCAGCGCTGGGAGCAGCATAAGTTCGACATGAAGCTGGTGAACCCGGCCAACCGCCGCAAGTTCACCGTGATCGTGGTCGGCTCGGGCCTGGCGGGCGCCGCCGCCGCCGCCTCGCTGGGCGAGATGGGCTACAACGTCAAGTGCTTCTGCTACCAGGATAGCCCGCGCCGCGCCCACTCGATCGCGGCCCAGGGCGGCATCAACGCCGCCAAGAACTACCGCAACGACGGCGACAGCGTCTACCGCCTGTTCTACGACACCGTCAAGGGCGGCGACTTCCGCGCCCGCGAGTCGAACGTGTACCGCCTGGCCGAGGTCAGCGTGAACATCATCGACCAGTGCGTGGCCCAGGGCGTGCCCTTCGCCCGCGAGTACGGCGGCACCCTCGACAACCGCTCGTTCGGCGGCGCGCAGGTCTCCCGCACGTTTTACGCCCGTGGCCAGACCGGCCAGCAGCTGCTGCTGGGCGCGTACCAGGCGCTCTCGCGCCAGATCGGCGCGGGCACCGTGAAGATGTTCCCCCGCACCGAGATGGTCGACCTGGTGCTGGTGGATGGCAAGGCGCGCGGCATTGTGGTGCG from the Chloroflexia bacterium SDU3-3 genome contains:
- a CDS encoding succinate dehydrogenase cytochrome b subunit encodes the protein MAAVATFYRSTIGKKVLMALSGILLVGFVVAHMVGNLKAFLGPEALNTYAGFLRDVGEPLFPRELLLWIFRIVMLVAIIVHVAMAYQLTRRDLSGRPVHYANKKMLQASFASSTMRWGGLIILFFVIYHLLHLTGGMVGWSTTTPFIHESAEGFQTYQNVVNAFQSWPATLFYILAMGALGMHLYHGVWSMVQTLGLNSKRFNTFWHGLSVAVAAVCFCGFISVPLAVLLGLVH